From Solanum lycopersicum chromosome 4, SLM_r2.1:
CCACAACAGCAAGGAAAGCGAATACCCACACATGCAAGGCACAAATGAGAGGCAACGTAACAAAATTCATGATTaatatcatgaaaaaaaatattgttgccTCGAAACATGCACCTAAAGCTCGAATATCAACGGGGTATGATGCCTCTGTCCAATCTCGAGGGCTAGAAAGCAAAGAATAACACCCTATGAGAAGGATGCTAGAGACAATGGCAACGTAGTCTGACTGTTGCTTTAGGGGGACTAGTAGATTTTCTCCCTGGAATACAAAAAACAAGGAAATCTGCATATATCGGAAGAAATCGATCAATtagatatatttgaaaaatgagattACCCTaacaaggaaaataaataaataaacaaataccTCGGAGACAAGAATCCCTGCACATGCGAAAAGTAGAGTTCTTCGTCGCCCGAAGAAATTATAACTCAAAACTGCAACTCCAGCCACTCCAGCTCGAATTGCACCACCAAGAAATGAAGCATGGTACTTATATCCTATGGACTGTAAGAACAGAGGCCCAAAAAACATGATGGAGTCTAAGCCTAAGAGCTGCTGAAAAATTTGTGCCACTACATTGATCACCAAAACCGGTGAGTGTAGGAGCTTTTGCCAAGGCTCTCTATCTTCATTTTCAATCACGTGAGCTAACTGTTGAAGCTCTACTTCTGCTCCAGATCTTCGTATCCTCCTCAGAACTACTTTTGCCTCCTCCACTCGGCCTTGCCTAATGAGAAATTGTGGTGTCTCCGGAAGAAGAACCGATAGTATAAATATTGGAAAGGAGAAAATGCCATATGAAAAAAGACTCCACCGCCATCCACCTATGTAATTGCCGGATGCAGCAAGATTTATTCCTTTCGCCACAGTGTTTCCACATATGAGCATGTAGAAGAAACCGAACGACGTACAATCTTTGGCATTTCCTATACTAGTTTCGTGGCATATGATGGGAATTACCTGTACCAATATTAATTGAGTTCgtaaattaaatatacatactTATAGTAAGCATAAATGAATGTATACATAGGAACACCAACCTGATATAGGAACCCCACGCCACATCCCGTAACAACTAGGCCGATGAATTCGATGATAATATGGGGAAACCAAGCCGTCAGTAGGCTTCCCAAAACTCTAAGTGTCGATCCACTAATAAGGACCGGCCTGCGGCCACGAGAATGGGCCAATCTATATGAAGGCCATACAGATAGAAGAGCAGAAATAGGGACTACATTCGCGAAGAGGAGTAGTGAAAAACTAATAAAAGCACAAAAAATGTTTGTGGtggcttttacttgttttttgtGAGGTCGTTGCGAGAACTTCAAGAGGAAACTCTCTACCCCAGTAAGGCCACCTGCACAAtgataatacaaaaaaaattattcaaattttagagGCATCATTATTCAAGTTCttctttaatttatctcttGATCATGTTTTCTATGTAAAGCTAAAGAACTTTAATCATTACAGTACCTAATCATTACATGAAGGGTTTCTGTTCCTAACATAATAGTGGCTGCTATGTTAATTACAAGTTAACTATGTAAAGAAACATCCCCATACTGTTTAAGGGAAACCGTGATCTATATATTCATTGAGTCATGATAGGTACTTTTTAAAATCTTCTCGAGCCTAATATTTCTAGTGGTCTTGTTTCGGTTCTTTGAATATCTTTCATTCttctatgaaatattttattggaTATTAAGTTGGTCATGACTTTTAATATTACTAGATGATTATCTGCTTCAACACATTCAGAAGGTGTTAATGTAGCTCGGGGAGTTGGATTAGACAGCTTAAGGATAATTATTCCCCTTAATAATACATTCTTTCTATAAGGTATATATACAGATTCTCTTAGACAAACACTCCTGGAATTGAGAATATAGTGTTCACAGTCACAGCTGATGAGATTCTCATTCATAACTCAGAGCATCTATTGGCCTTTCATTCATGGTAAAACTAGGCAGTACGCCTAAGGGGTACCTAACAAATCTCTTTTTGCAGAAAAGTCCTACAACTTACATCCTTAGATTGACATGCAGCACATATATTGTGAATCATAGTAGATACATGAGTTGTATTTCTTAATTTGGATTTGGTATTAGTTGCAGACATGAATTACACAATTTATCAACAAGCAAACATACCTGTGACACCTAAGACACATCCAATGGTTAGCCCCCCAAATGTTGCCAGTAATCCAATGGCAACAACCATAATAAAGCGCGGCATGCTCTTAATGTCACTGAATTTCaaggataattgtatatattaatcaaaatgagATACAAAGTTCATTGAAGCAGATCATTCTTCCCTATCTCAGCAAGttcatttttgtataaattattattttttatgatatatattgatatacatTATACAATTCCTCATACTGGCACAATTTTTTGAGTGTAACAGACaataaagaattttattttatgataaaagaattttcttaatttattgatcaaaacaaagttcaataaattttcactataaattattatagttgtgtgatcttttgaaatattaactccaatttattaaatgacaaatatttactctcaaataatttattaagatgacaattCATTATTATATGTAATATCAACAGATAGTATACTATAAATTTCGTGATGATCATATGTGAAGTATCTCATTCTTtcaatttcttattatttgCATGCTTGTTAATTAGTAAAGCATAGATTATACTATTAAATGATGTATTACTTAAATGTTGACTTAACAAAGTAATATAATTAGAATTTCAATTTATGCGTTATTAGTTAAGCTTGGTAAGGATTGAAAATATACTCTTGGCTCTGCAATGATAAAACACCTCTATTTTCTGTGCTTGAGACCTGAGTAAAAATCTCACTAGAGTCGGGAAGTATTTCCTCCtgcaaaacatataaaaattagttcacctt
This genomic window contains:
- the LOC104647058 gene encoding sugar transport protein 10-like, with protein sequence MELWITSSFFSPPTSTHLEENTTLTSLLSWTLFWPIDSPFCIRLFWSHHLFNLLPRSRLVKKGIIMDIIEDIFVPQPSDVPRSANEEEILPDSSEIFTQVSSTENRGVLSLQSQDDIKSMPRFIMVVAIGLLATFGGLTIGCVLGVTGGLTGVESFLLKFSQRPHKKQVKATTNIFCAFISFSLLLFANVVPISALLSVWPSYRLAHSRGRRPVLISGSTLRVLGSLLTAWFPHIIIEFIGLVVTGCGVGFLYQVIPIICHETSIGNAKDCTSFGFFYMLICGNTVAKGINLAASGNYIGGWRWSLFSYGIFSFPIFILSVLLPETPQFLIRQGRVEEAKVVLRRIRRSGAEVELQQLAHVIENEDREPWQKLLHSPVLVINVVAQIFQQLLGLDSIMFFGPLFLQSIGYKYHASFLGGAIRAGVAGVAVLSYNFFGRRRTLLFACAGILVSEISLFFVFQGENLLVPLKQQSDYVAIVSSILLIGCYSLLSSPRDWTEASYPVDIRALGACFEATIFFFMILIMNFVTLPLICALHVWVFAFLAVVVICVGFIIYKVLPEIGKKEGEMPEAEIWKLHWFWKKVLPKEDGVTR